The genomic stretch aaaaaaaagtcttctcaAGTCCCAAAAGCAAGAGTGTTTGCAAATAAATTACAGCAACAGTCAcattaaatgtttctaaaaattgtcttttttaaCTCTTAGCCCATCTCTCAATTAAGCAGATTTTAAacataacactttaaaaaaatttctggttTGCCAAGCAAGGCCTGTTTCTgtatttaatagttttatttttaccttccgCAATAATGACGGGGCACTTAAGAAATTAAGTTTTTTCTCAAGAGGAAGTTCTCCAGATTTAATCTCACAGCATGAATTATAACTTCAAAGTTAGGACTTCTGGAAGGGAGGGTCCTTTCCAGGAAAATCTTGGTTCTAGGACCAAAAGGCTGAGATACAAGATCaaattcctgtcctgccttttcCAGCGGAGGCAGTGGGCACTTCTCCGCTGTTGAAGGCTTAGTCCCTGTGAAACGTAGTTAGTAGGGGCAGGTCAAGGGTGCCTAGGAGAGTCCCCAGCACCAGATCACCATCCTGACCGTGGCTCCTGGGGCGTGCAGGTGAGGTCTTTGCTGCTCTCGAAAATTGGCCAGCAAAGCCTGGGGCTGACGTATGAAGAGTTGCATTATGTGCTCCCTGGCAAAGAGACCGCACCCCTCCAGGAACTGTCATCCTGCCAAGACGTCAAGGAACCAGGtcttcaagaaaagaaagagatgatTGGGTATAATTTTATAGCAGCAGAATCCTGCATCTAATACTAACCATTGTGTTCTACAGTTTGACATTTTCTGTCCTGGGGACCGATCGGGGCCCCTGGCTGAGAGGCTGTGGCCCCATCCTCGGGCTCGGGGGAAGGAAGGGCCGCCCCCGTCTCCTGAGCCCACTCCCCAGGCTGTCCTGCACTGGCTCGTCTCAGGCCTCTGGGCCAGCGTGAGAAGCAAGAGTGGGGGTGCGTTCCAGGAGCAGTGGCTCCTGACCCTCAGGACACGGCACCTCCAGGCAAGGCGAGACAACCACGGGCCCTCTCCCAGAAAAATCCCAGACATGCCACGTTCTATGTGGCTTTGCACAGTTCTTAGACCCTTGGGGAGCAAGGATGGTAGTAACCGCCTTGCACCTTTCTAGACTGTCTCCGAGTAGATGATGCCGCCACAGCAGACACAAGCGGGCTTATGAGGCCCCGAATAGTCAGGCAAGGGCTAGGGACCGGCCAGCGCCAGGACAGGCTGGCCACCTGAGGATGCGGGGCTTCTTGGCGTCTGGCGGTGGAGGCAGCGGGAGGAGAGAGTGGGACCCTCCTCAGCAGACACAAGTACAGGTGCTGAGGGCACTGGCGTATCTCTCAGAGACGGCTGCCTGGAGAGTTGGAGTCTCCCCGCCTGCAGGGCGCTGTGCACTGAGATCACCACGCCCCTCTCCTGCAGCGCTCCAATCAGCCACTGCCGCTCCTCTTCCACCTCCTTCTTTATTGGCGGTGAGGGATtcccaggccaccatcaccctttaTGGGTAGTGGGGACCCAGGAGCCTGGGCGGCGTGGATTAGCTGGGGCCAGGAGGCTGGGACTGCGCAGGTCACTTCACCTCTGAGCCTGGGGTCAGAGGACACCTTCTTGAAGGGCTGAGAGTAAAGACTTTAGGATGTGTGGTCACGTGGCTCGGCCTCTGGCCCTCTACTCAGCCTGAGCTTGAAAACTGCCTGGAGGCAGACAGCAGCCCGGCCCGGCAGGGAGAGTGACACTTGACTGGTACGCAGCCTCACGTGCGGGCCCTGCTCTGTGACTCTGGCCTCAGACCATCGGAAACACCTTCAGCCCAAAGGGCACCTGCAGAGCCAGGTCACGGGGACAGATAGACAGACGGGGGCACAAGTCAGAGCATGGAAGTGACGAAGGGGTCCCACGCCTGCTGTCGGGTAAGCAAGTGTCTTTATTGAGAACATGTATGTCTGGCAAGATCTGGATTAGCATTTTCTCTTATCCCCGTGAGTGGGACGGAAGGGTTGGAAGtcagtggaggcacagagagagagccTCCTGCCCAGGGGACAGGATGCAGCTCTGCTGCTCCCGTGACGCGGAGGTCCGCATCACCTTCCTGGGGGGGGCTGTGGACCGGCTGCCCCGCCGGGCTGTGTGCAGAGGGAGCTGCTCCCAGAGGCTCCGGCCGGCCAGCCCCGCCCTAGGTGGCCCGCACCTTCATCTCCGACACCTTGTAGCTGTAGTTGTACCCCTTCCCTGACCTCCAGTTGATGCCGTTTGCAAAGCTCTCGTGGGGCCCCCCAAGGTAGCGACCGTTCAGGTTTGACACATGACAATCCTTGTACCACCAGGCCCCCTGGTACTGCACGGCACAATTGGCAGTATTTTTGTCGCTGTCTTGATCTTTGGTGGAGAAGGCGTTGTTGTTGTGGGACGTCAGGGAATCACCTGCTCAGAAGGAAAGGTCGCCTAATTGGCACACAGGGCTAAGAGGTCCCCGACGCTGGTCCAGGTCAAAGCTGCTGTGTCCGGGTGTGCCCCTCACATGACCCCAGGGAGCATCCCTCTGCTGATGTAGTGGCCCTGGTGTCCCCTCATCTGCTCTGCTCCTGCCAGCTAACAGGCATCCTCTCACTTAGGGGGCGAACTTGTTCACTCCTCAGGGGAGAATTCCAGTCACAAGAGTGGGAATGGAGCCTTCAGGGAAATGGGCTCAATTATCATCCTTCCCCGTTTTTCATCAGAAATGGTAGTTAATAATAATGCCACAGCTTGTTGGACTTTCTCATGGGTCACTTCAGCCTTGTGGGTACCTTACCGTGTGGATAAGAAACTGGTGAGGTTAAGTCCCCAAGAACATCACACAcagaagaggcagagccaggacgcTAAGCAGGTCCTCTCTGCTTCCCCAAACCCCGCGCTGAAGCCCAGGCCACGGCTGTGCCCCGCGCGGACTCTCACCTGCACTGCCCCCGACAAAGGCTCCCAGGACCAGCTTGTACTTCTCTGCCTCAGCCGCCATCTTGAATGACTGGTACTTGGCAAATTGGTGGTTGCCCTCAAAGTCCACGAGGTCCACCCGCAGCTCGCTGCTTCCTGTTGGAGGTGGGTGCTCAGGTCCCAGCAGAAGGGACCCTCTGCCTCCAGGCACGGGGGGTGGGAATGTGGGCTTTAGGGGACGTCTGAACTTGGCATCGGGGACAATTCACCGGGAAGGTGTGagaggctgggctggtgggaggaccTCAGGGATGCCTCCCTGTTTTCAAATAGCTCCCCTGCTGTTCCATCAGCCATGCCTGAAATTCCACCGTAAGTGTACCTGGATGGAATGAAGCCTCGCTCTAGTGTGAAGCCCTAAATTCTCCTGCAAATAGCTGTGAATGCCACGGCAGGAAACCTTTGTATGTGTAGTTCCTTCTGCAAGGATTTCAGGGCACATGAGTGGACACCGTCAAGCTTGCCATGAGGGAGTGGAAGAATTAAGAAAGGATTTACAGGTTTGCCGTTGAACCCAGGACCAGCTGTGAAGCTGATTCTGTGGAACGGAGAAGCGGGGTGAGGGGGCCTGCGTGGGGACCGCCACATGCACTGAGCGGGAGAGGCAAGGGGGGGGCTCCGTGGGCCTAAGATCCCAGTTTCAAGGAAGGACCAACCGTTGGAAGTGGGAGAAGGGCCACCCCGATCCAGATGGCCTCCCCCTCACTTCCGACTCTCGGGTTCTAGATACGACCGGTCCCGAGACCAGAAGTCGTCTTCGCTCCAATAATCCACCTCCTCCGATTTGAACACTCAGAGAGTGTAAGAGAATACACGTCCTAGGTTCTCAGAGTAACAACCCCTCCTGCTGTCACACGTGACCACCCCGGGGGCCAGGAGGAGCGGGGTCCTCTGGTCCACGTGGCCCAGGGCTAAGGTCAGGGCCATGTGCATTTCAGGCACCCCACCACAGAGCCCCCGGCCGTGGCCCTACCCTGGGCGGTCAGGGCGTGGATGTTGTCATTCCCCAGCCAGAACTCTCCCAGCTGACTGCCGAAGCCCTGCTTGTACGCGGCCCAGTCCCGGTAGAAGTCCACAGAGCCATCGCTCCTTCGCTGGAAAACCTGCACACgatggggagggctggggagacgGGGCCCCACTGCCGACCCCCCAGAGCACCCCGGCCACACGCGGGAGCAGCGCTGGGAGTTCACAGGTATCACAGGCTGAGGACCAGAACGTGGGTCTCATCCAAGAGCCCAGGGGCAGTCAGGGACACCCACATGGGACCaaggaggaaacggaggctcagagagggcagacGACAAGCCCAACGCCACACGGCTGGAGAGGAGTGGGCACCTCCGGGCCGGAGCCCACAGCCCTGAGTCACGGGACTCCTTCCCATGTGGGTCCACACCCCTCTCCCCCGACATTTCTGATTCTCCCGACCTCAGTGAAACGACAGGGTCAGCCTCAGCCTGGAAGGAGTGGACGGTCTCACAAAGGCCACTAAACAGTGATCTGCCGCCAGGTGAGGCTCCCAGGCACGCCCACCCCTGCCCAGGAACCCCACGGCCATCACTGGGTGAACCCCACGGCCATCGCTGTGTCCCCCCCACTCACGGTCCACCCCCCGCCGTCCACGTCCATGTCACACAGCACGGTCAGGGGCCGGCAGTCGGGCAGGTAGATGGTGTGCCAGCCGCTCAGAAAGTGCCCCCTGGTGAGCAGCTCCTTACAGGTCCGAGGTCCTGGGGAGGGAAGCCTGGGAATGGACGCCAGGACAGGAgctctgggctgggcaggggggagggggaggggggaggagggagaggcagggacacCTGCCTGGGGGAGGTGGGCCCTGAGTCCTGGGACAGAGACGCAGCCCCCAAGGCCACCCGGCTGTGACGGCCAGGCCCCGTCGACCTGGccatccccacctcccagggctgcccCCGCCTAGTCTCCTGGGCACCTGGCCTCCTCCAGGAATACACTCGAGTTATCCAGGCAATGGCTGCCTATCACGTGGGTAGGTGGGGAGTAAGATATGCTCAGAGAGGGTTTTGTCCTTGGAAGGTGGAACCTGAGTCTGTGCAGCTGGCCTTCTGGTcgaccccccctcccccgcccccagcggGAGCAGGTCCAGGTGGAGGTCCGGGGGTCGGCGTGTTCGCAGTCACCTGTGGCACAGGAATGAAGCTGCCCCGGGTCTCCTGTTGTGGGGAGAGAGGACGTGCACGTCACACGTCTGGAAACAGCGCCCCCGCCCCTCAGCCCTGTTGCTCCGTGAACACGGCGTGGAGAAAGGAAACCATTGTCCAGCTCTTTGCAGAACTCTCAGCCTCCAGCCCTGCGGATCAGCTCCTAGACTCAGCATCACTGGGCTTGCCTGGCCCCCACTGCATCCGGCCTGCCTGGGGGCTGGCGGCCAGCACCGTCCCGCGGGGCACTGGCTGGACCGCCGTGCCAGCCACCTCGCCTGGGCTTCACGGCTCACGGCGGTGGAGGTTAGCGCCCCCAGGCCTATCGCTTTCCACAGCCCGTGTCTCCAGCACAGCCTCTGCTTGTGGGAAGTACTGAGGAGCATTTGGGATGTGAGTCTGGGCCCCATCCTCGCACTTTGTATTTGTAGCCAGAGCGTGTGACTGTGTCTTGGTGTTTTGCCTTTTCTTGCTTTtacaaagttttaaataaatgagcatAAATCAGAGCATTATAAGCAAAGTGTCCAAAATCACGTAGTAAAGCGGTATTGCCAGTCACCTGGGTCCGACTCTGGAGCCTCTGGGCTTTGAGCGCTCACCGGCCGCTGACAAAGCA from Phocoena phocoena chromosome 6, mPhoPho1.1, whole genome shotgun sequence encodes the following:
- the LOC136124160 gene encoding ficolin-1-like is translated as MEQRGVAMAIGPTVLATAFLCAVASAPDTCPEVKLVGLEGSDKLSILRGCPGLPGPAGPKGEAGASGQKGERGSPGVPGKAGPAGPKGDRGEKGAGGEKGDPGQLHSCATGPRTCKELLTRGHFLSGWHTIYLPDCRPLTVLCDMDVDGGGWTVFQRRSDGSVDFYRDWAAYKQGFGSQLGEFWLGNDNIHALTAQGSSELRVDLVDFEGNHQFAKYQSFKMAAEAEKYKLVLGAFVGGSAGDSLTSHNNNAFSTKDQDSDKNTANCAVQYQGAWWYKDCHVSNLNGRYLGGPHESFANGINWRSGKGYNYSYKVSEMKVRAT